The region GAGCAGGTTGTGTTCATTCAGGTTCATGTCGATAATATTGATGAAGTAAGCCAGAGCTTGGATGAGCAGAGAAGGGCTCTCCTATTGAGTGAAGTGACGAAGATGATCGATCAGTGGGCGAAGGATGTAGGGATTTATTTACGGAGAACGTCTTCGGATAAGTTTTTTGGTGTGTTGACGGAGCAAACGCTAAAAAGGCTTGAGGAAGGTCGATTTGATATTCTAGATACGGTCAGAGAGAAAACTAGTAATAATCGGGTTCCTATTACTCTTAGTATCGGAGTAGGCTCTGGAGCAGATGATTTCGTCCAAAATGGTCAGCTAGCTCAATCCAGCCTAGATATCGCCTTGGGACGTGGTGGTGATCAGGCCGCGGTCAAGCGAGGCACTGGAAAGGTTACTTTTTACGGTGGAAAATCCAATGCAGTGGAAAAACGGACACGAGTAAGGGCAAGGGTCATCTCGCACGCGCTTAAGGATTTGATAAAGGAAAGTGATTATGTCTTTGTGATGGGGCATAAAGGACCAGACATGGACTCAGTTGGATCAGCGCTCGGTGTGCTTAAGGCAGTAGAGGTGAATGAGAAGCAAGGGTTTATCGTTTTGGATTTATCACAGCCTGCACCGGGCATCACGAGGCTGTTAGAGGAAATCAAGCAGGATGAAGATATTGCCAAGCATTTTATTTCGCCGGCGAAAGCGTTAGAATTAAAGACAGAGGAAAGCTTGCTTGTGATGGTGGATATGCATAAGCCATCTCTTGCGCTTGAGAGCAAGCTGATCGATCAGATCCCAAGAAGAGTGGTAATCGATCATCACCGCAGAGGAGAAGAATTTATTCCTGATCCGTTGCTGGTCTATATCGAGCCTTATGCGTCGTCTACGAGTGAGCTTGTTACAGAGCTTTTGGAATATCAGAGCAGTCGAATTCAGATGCATCCTCTTGAAGCGACAGCTATGCTAGCCGGAATTGTGGTAGATACGAATCACTTTGCTTTCCGTACTGGCTCGAGAACGTTTGAAGCAGCGTCTTATTTAAGACATCATGGAGCAGACACGGGTCTGATTCAAAAGCTGTTAAAGGAGGATAAGGAGCAGTTTGTCCTTCGAGCGAAAATGGTGGAGGATGCGGAGCTCTACCGAGGGAACATTGCCATATCTGTTGCTGAAATGAGTGAGAAATATGGGCAGGTGCTCATTGCTCAGGCGGCAGATACACTGTTGAAAATGAACCGAGTAGTCGCTTCGTTTGTGCTGAGTCAGAGGGCTGATGGTGTGGTTACGATCAGTGCGCGTTCCTTAGGTGATTTAAATGTGCAGGTCATCATGGAAAAAATGGGGGGCGGCGGTCATTTGACGAATGCGGCCACTCAGCTTGAGGATACGAATGTTGAAGAAGCTCTTGAGCAAGTGAAGTCAGTGATTGATGAACATATAGAAGGGAGAGAGGAAGGATGAAGGTTATTTTACAGCAGGATGTAAAAGGAATTGGGAAAAAGGGTGAAATCAAGGATGTATCAGAGGGGCATGCACGTAACTATCTGTTTCCTCG is a window of Bacillus horti DNA encoding:
- a CDS encoding DHH family phosphoesterase, whose amino-acid sequence is MPGFLANQTRRRLFFALTLIAVLLALAVSWYVEWIIGLSAFLLLAGVVFQWLRSEKKAELALEEYIATLTYRVKKVGEDIVSDLPMGIILYDEERKLVWSNKYITELLAEEESIIGRHLVEMIPKLEAVLDQAELRGTFRFEDVTFAFIHEPEERKIHLFDQTEFQQLQVKYKQEQVVFIQVHVDNIDEVSQSLDEQRRALLLSEVTKMIDQWAKDVGIYLRRTSSDKFFGVLTEQTLKRLEEGRFDILDTVREKTSNNRVPITLSIGVGSGADDFVQNGQLAQSSLDIALGRGGDQAAVKRGTGKVTFYGGKSNAVEKRTRVRARVISHALKDLIKESDYVFVMGHKGPDMDSVGSALGVLKAVEVNEKQGFIVLDLSQPAPGITRLLEEIKQDEDIAKHFISPAKALELKTEESLLVMVDMHKPSLALESKLIDQIPRRVVIDHHRRGEEFIPDPLLVYIEPYASSTSELVTELLEYQSSRIQMHPLEATAMLAGIVVDTNHFAFRTGSRTFEAASYLRHHGADTGLIQKLLKEDKEQFVLRAKMVEDAELYRGNIAISVAEMSEKYGQVLIAQAADTLLKMNRVVASFVLSQRADGVVTISARSLGDLNVQVIMEKMGGGGHLTNAATQLEDTNVEEALEQVKSVIDEHIEGREEG